The Limanda limanda chromosome 14, fLimLim1.1, whole genome shotgun sequence genomic interval taaagtttgtttaaatattaatataggTTAATATACTGTGCTGCCTATCACTCTGTTCCTTCTTATTTATTGGTTAGTCTCTGTCTTATCTCAGTGCAACACTTTATGTTTTGTTCTGATCATACTTTGTGAGTGAAGAAGGTATGAGCTCCAGTGTAAGCTCTGTCCAATGattgaaaaaacacaatttcattaATAAGGTTTTGAGAGAGTGACACCAAATCCTATTTACTTTATCCTGTTAAATTTAACGTTCTGATGCATTCTTCAGTTCCTCTGTTTGAGGACtgtatttgctttatttcagtTTAGTCTTTCTCACGTCTGTAATATTTAGTAACTAAATATTCACTAGATTAATAGACTGAAGTACACTTTTACTTTAACTGATGAttccatttcatttatttttacacatcagagcttctatctactactactactattctTCTACTATATTATAGAATCAGTAGGCTATTCCGATTCCATTGCTTTCATTTCACTACATTTATCTGAAAGCTGTGGTAACTGGATACTTTTCAGATCAAGACTTGATGCAGAATCTTAGCACGAAACATAATTTATGAATACAGTATTATGCAAAGTCTTGTCATCCCTtatataaagaaatacattGTTAGTGAGTTTACGAGAAGCATTTCCCCCTGTTTATGGTCAGATtatcaaatattttacaaaaatgttATAATGTTTAATCCTCTGACAACCCCCAGATTTATTCTGTGATACTTGTCGGGACACAACGCCTGGGTTGAAATCACTGGACATAACTACTttaatgtgtaaataaatagTTTAAACTAGCTGCACCTTGAGCAGAAACAGTTACAATGATGTATCAATCAGGCTAGGATtagtatttttttactttggtaATCTAAGTATATTTTGTTGATATTACTTGAGTACCAGGATCATGGACGTAGGACACTCACTTATGATGAAGTAATTTAGTTGTAACTGGGATTTTGAAGAAAGCATTTGAGAGCTTGCaattcatgtgttttctgaactcTCTGGGGATGTGCCCTGGTGCATGTCTGATTTCTGTCTTCTATCTGTCCCTGCAGTTTGAGGACAATGTGGCTGGTCCTTGTTACATATCAACTTGCCACACTCCTTCAAGCCCAAGCTCAGAATGCTTGCATCGGACACTCCACATTCAGAAGTCCAGGTGAGTGAAACCAGCAGCACTCACACTCTCGTCCTTttcatccagctgctgctctgactcCGACCATCCTTGAATTGTTGTATGGTAATAAGGTTCTTTAAATGGTTCACTTTTGATTCTAACGGTGTAGAAGAAATAACTAGGACTCAGCACCTCACCTGTTAACTCTTTCAGACAGACTCCCACCACTAGATTCCTCACCTCCAGTGTGACATGGGCTTCCTGTCATTTACAAAACAGAATAAAGTTTCAAGACTTGTGATGTTTCTCTTCTAGAGCCCGAGAGGGCACGGTACATGTAGAGTCACACATCTGTGTAATGTGTATAAATCTGTGGAGTGCACTTTAAAAATCCATTCTACAGTTGACAGCAACAGATCCTTAAAGTTgattctgctctctctcttcagtcAACTCAGACATCAAGGTCGTCTGTGGCTCTCAGACATTGGACCTTCAGATCCTTCTGTGCCCCGTCTATTTCAATGGATACAATGAGTCTCTGCTGTCGCTCAACTCAGAACACTCCAATCACCTGTGTAAAGGGACAGCTGACTGGTCAGTGGACCCACCTGTCGTTAGATTCAACTTCTCCATAACAGAGGAGGGCATCAGTGCCTGCTCCAGCACGCTGACAGTAAGTTAATCATGCCTCAAAACACTCAGAACTCTCACAATAGATTTTAACAAAGCCAAACTAAACTCCTTTCTTCAAAGGTCACCCAGGAGGCGGGAACTGGCCTGTTTTCAGACTTCTCCCATGTCGAGTACATCAACATTGCAGGCATGGTCTGCTCGAAGGACCCCGGTACAGGAGCCATCACCTATCACCAAGAGGTGATGTACAGCTTCTCCTGCCGCTACCCTCTGCAGTACCTCGTCAACAATACTCAGATGAGTGTGTAAGTGGACCTAGCTGTTAAAAAGCCCCATGAAATGAACAATACATTTGTTTGAAACCTGTCTCCCTGTGTTAACTGCtcatttatttcttgtttttcttcctgatCAACAGTTCAAACTGTTTGGTGACTCATGACTCATACTGCATCCAATAATAATGCCTTTTAGAATTTTTACTCTCTCCCTGTGACTATAATTCTGCCAGTGAGTGACTGGTGCACATGACCTACAGATCATTGACCGACTGATCAGTTAAATCCACAGACTTAGGCAAAGGTGTTGGTGAGAAGACCATGACAACAAGGAGCAGGCTGTCACCGTGACTTTactgtaaaaaatgtttatgACATGCAACTTCAGAAAAAACTAAAGATGTGATTGGTGCTAGATTAACGTCACAAAACATTCGAAAAAATGGAACTCCTAAAAAGGTGGAACACCTAAAGTTGAgatatatatagaaaaaaacaagagagaacATACATAATTTGTGAAGCAAGTAAAATCACAGAAAAGGTCTAATATCAAATTCTTGATTTAAAACCCTTTGTGGCTAAAGTGTCCATTGTATAAATCCCCAAAAGCTTTGGTATTTACTATAATGTATAAAGATTAGATGACAAGTCCTTTATTAGTCCggcaatggggaaatttgcaatattacagcagcaaaaatACATCAGCagtaataaatataaacataaaagaaatgtatagaaataaagaaaaatatgaatggaaataaaatacaatttatatatacagtgtaaagaaaCATATCATGTGAGAGAATATGTAAAGAGAATACTCTATATTGCTGATATATCATGTCATTTGTTCAAATGAATTGTGGGTATTTAAGGTGATCCTCTGTTCCTCTATCAGAAGTCTTACGGACGGGCAAATACATTCTTTAACGGGAGATTTAGGTTTTTCTCTAATTTAAACAAGCTACTAGTTACTGTCGATCCTAGCATGAGAGCAGCTATTGGCTACAGTAAGCACCAATCGATATCCACAATAATTCCATCCTCATATAAACATGTGGAATCAAGTAGATTTGTTTTATTCGTCTTTAATAAAAATACGTAATTTTCCATTGCTGCTGGTAGATGGTGAAAACTTTCCCACAATAATTACAATCATTTCTGATCGTACGCTCCTACACTCTGCTCTTGCTTTGCAAATCAAAGATAACtcatttttatattcattacaattatattttatgtacgttcttttttgtttgtgtatagTTTGACCCTGCTCTAAACCCACTAAGACATTCAATTGCACAAGAAGTGATAGCAGAGGAAGTGGCTGGTTAACCTGATCAGTTATTCCCACCAGGATTCAGTTCTATGGTTGAGTCAGTCgttatgttttctttaatcCCTCACATGATAATTAATAGATGCTGCCGTGATCCCAGGAAGTAACAAACTGTCAGCTCTGTCTCACATTCCCTCTGAGGAAGCCGTGTGAACAGGCTCCAGTCATGTTAAAGTCAGCTCCATCCTCTTCAGAGAGGAGCTTCTCTCCCTGTTGAATAAAAATCCAGAGTAGCAAGGATAAGATATTTTGATCTCTTGTGTCAACTCTTTACCATTATACTGCCATATGAGTTTATTATATGTAGTGTGTAAggatatcaaaataaaagttgagtGTAGAGACAAATCAGTAGAAACGGACGGATACATTCAAATACATTCAACTATGGAAAAAAAGGACACttattaatgatttttttagcaaagctTATTCCTCTGCAGATGATAAATGAACCACAGCTTTACTGTTTATTAGAAAGTCTCACGTTACCATCTTTAGGGAGGCTTCATGGAGCAGCAGTGTCCTCAgaggtgtgtgttacctgtgtgtctAGTTTCAGGAGGGTTGGAATCTCACCCTGGTGTGTATTTCCCTCATATATCAAATGAAGGATGACCTGGTTGTCACCACTCAGGTGTTTCCTGTAATGAATTCCAGCTGTTGACAGAACTTTGATTTTTGCCCAACAGATCTGGGGTCCGTCTGGCAGTCCAAGACAATAATGGGAGTTTTGTCAGCACACTGAGCATGGGACTCTTCACGGTGAGATGTCTGAGGTGTCACCAGAAAGCTGCTTTAAATGAACagtcagaaaaaaactgacacacacacatagcacaGTGAAATAAACAGCACCATGTCACCCTTCCAGATGTACATTACATTCTTTAAATCAAGGAGATAATTTATTAACAGCaatgaaatgttatttgtataaccCATGTGTTCAAATAAgaatttgcctcatagggcttaacaaggtgcaataTCCTCCAACCTTAACCCTTGACTAAAGTGAAGAAAAactacataaaaaataaatgtagaaatgccAAAGGGAATTGCAAATGAGGGCTCCCTCTCCCAGGGTGGACAGAGGTGCTGTAGATGTTTTCTGCGGCAGAgtacatcaacacaacaacaatatttacaacatccATGAGAAAAGACAGCGTCTAACATAAATGACAGCAAATTCTGTATCTACTGATCCTCGGATCACTTCTAGGCAGCCTGATCAGGCTTTGCAAGTGGTAATAGTTAAATGGCCTGTTTTAAATAAAGCCCTTTGTAGTCTTTAGCCCTTTAGGTTCCTGCATCGACCATTGGAAATCTTCCGTAGAGTCATGATTTAAAGCTGAGAAAGCTTCTGTTTGCTCAAGAATCACAACTAAACAATGACTTTCTCAAACAGTTCTGATGCCATTTCTCCTACTGTCATTATCAATGCGAAACAATGACCTCCTGGAAACTTGAGTCTTATTACATGTTAACACTGGGTGTAAGTTGAGTTACTTGAATGAGATTCTGATTGGTAGATCAATCCGAGCATCATCTGGACACATCTGTCAGTGGAAAGATACAGCTCAAGACCTTCTTTACCAATGCATTGGTCAAAGTCACTAACTTGTTGATCTAGAAAAAGAGCAGATTCTAAATATTTTTTCAGAATagcttgtgttttttaatgtttctcaATCTTTCTGATTCCTCTAGGTTTGTGTAAAAATATTACAGTTGTCAGTGTGCTCTCAGACCTCTGGACCACACTTTTCCACTCTGTTAATACATGGAAAATAAGTTTATTCACTTGAGTAAAGCCTTAAGCCTACAATTTATGAGAAGATGGATCCCTTTCTCATGTCTTCATGCTGAATATAAAGCTTGAGCCACAAGTCCAGTAGATCAGCTTTAAGGGTTACTAGTATGAGGAGCAGCCTGGTGTAAAAATGACACTAGGTGGTCTTAGGGGGGTTGGGAGCTGGACTTTATCTTGAATGAACACAGTTTCCTCCTTGAGTCTCTGGAGTcatttttataatcccactcaTCGTTATaaagtgaataaatatatttcccaaaTAGGCAAACACCTCCTTTACTTTGTTCTTACAAACCTAAAACATTCTTATCCCTCAAAccttctttatttttaagaCAATGCTGAATATTTCGGAAAGTTAGGCTAAACTCAAGGATACGCTAATTTTGAACTATAACTTCTGGTAGTTAAATTAGCATGAAAAGGTTTCTTGTcttcatgtgtttattatttattgtataatTCAGATTACCTAACAGACATAAATAAACTATATCAAGTGGAATAATTTGATGATGCCAGCTCAGATAAACTCAGTCATCCTTGTACCTTTGTTTGGATACTGAATAACTTTCTGTTAGATGTGACTAATGATGAAGATGTCATTATATACAACTGCATCATATAGCCCAGACAACGTCAGCAGAACGACCCTTGTCTTCTCCCAGATTGAAACCTGATACTAGAACTCATTCTGTCAGAAGGAACAATATGCATCACTCTAaacagcctcctctcctctcctctgttgttGGATGTAAAGGACAATAGCTactcctccatcctccaaaTCCCCTTCGGAGGCCTGGAGCTAAAGACCAGGATCTTTGTAGAAGTAAAGGCATCCAACCTCAGCAATAGGTACAGAGTATACTGGTTTTAGTTAATcttcagaaagtattcagaccctgtTATCTTTTTCAATGCTTTGGTGTCCTAATTCCATTTGTGCCCACCAATCTAAACTCAATGGTCTTCAATTATAAAGTGGGAACACATTTTTTAGAAAGTTTAGCAAAGTTTTATCAAAAACAGATACAAGTATTTAGAGCCGTCTTTTGTAAAATGGATTGGTAGTTTTCTATCTAACTAACTAAACTGAACTGAAGTCAGCCTCAGGGTCATGAAACATAGCCTCAGCATCTGTAAGTGTCTCTGTCATATCCCTGACCAAAGCTCAGTTGGGCTGGATGGAAGAGTTCTGGTGTTTCCAAACCTCATTCTTCTTTTGAGGCTACTGTGCTCCTGGGAGCACTGGTagcttttaaaatgattttaacccCTTGCTTTGATCTACGCCCCTACACAAAATGTTATCATGGAGGTCTACATAGTGCTATGGACCTAATGAGTCTGTCCTGAAATCCAGTGTGACTATAGACACATGTATGCGTCTTTCTAAATTATGGCCAGTCAATTATATTTGCCACAGGTGGACTCCAATCAAGTTGTAGACACTTAtcattgataataaaaaaaaacaatcaaagcaAAACTCAACCAAAAATTGTATCCATCAAAAATCTATGACACAATAAAGTTTGCAAAAAATGCAGGGGTCTGAATACTCTTTAAAGCCACTGTGATCTGACCTGAAAATGTTGTATGTCTGGCCTTTAACATGTGCTGATACCCAAACTTGGCAGATTCAACGTACTCCTAGACCGATGTTATGCCACATCCTCGCCTTTCAACATTAAAGACACGTACCATGATCTCTTTGTCGGGTGAGTTACAAAGATGAAAAGTAAAATAGAAACAGAGTTGCACTTAGTTGCTTTTTGAGTATTCAACCACATCATGGTCTTTATAACCATGTGGAGTTGGCTCATTTGTTGATTGTTTGATAATTTCAGCCAAAGGGATTaaaaatttataatttataaaccAAAATATAATAGGTTCACCTTCCATCTAAACTCATCTCCAGTTTATTATATGCAAATATGAGGGTTTTAGTGGTAAAATCATTTGTGTCTTTTGGTCAGATTTTATTGATTTACAGATTATAGAAAAAACCgtgtagaaaaaaaacacaaataccatttcctctttttcaaGGTGTGACCTGGATGGCCAGACTGTAATAGGAACCAATGGAGAGAAACAGGGGGCCCGCTTTTCATTCGAAGCTTTCCGCTTTATCAAAAGCACAGAAGCTCTCTCCGTCTACTACGTCCACTGTGCCACCAGGCTCTGTGTAAACTCCTTCTGCCCCAGCCTCACTCAGGTCAGATTCCTCCTCCATACCCCCACTTTCTGCTCGTCCACACAGGACTAACGGCTGCCCTCCATCTAAAGGCACTGATTGTTAGCACTGTAGATAAAGAGTAGTTTAGCATGGACTTAATTTATTAGGATACTGCACAAATTATACACTGTGTATCTAGatatatgattaaaaaaattgaattataTGGAGCTTTTCGATAGCGTCCATTTGTGCCTCATTCTTGAGTgagcaatttaaaaaatataatctcCATATGCTTccataaattatgttttaaaaggCCAAAAATTATTTAGTTTGAGCAAAAAATGCTTAATTCTGTGCTCAACAAATCTATTTGCATGTTTACCAATGTCAGTATTAATGTGCAGCCAATCCAAAACGTACCTTCTCGGATTGGTTGGGTTTGTGGtacacatgcaacacacacaaaactgtctGAACCAAAATGACAAGTACCTGATTCCCCTGCAGAACTGCACCAGCGGCACCA includes:
- the si:ch73-261i21.5 gene encoding zona pellucida-like domain-containing protein 1, with the protein product MWLVLVTYQLATLLQAQAQNACIGHSTFRSPVNSDIKVVCGSQTLDLQILLCPVYFNGYNESLLSLNSEHSNHLCKGTADWSVDPPVVRFNFSITEEGISACSSTLTVTQEAGTGLFSDFSHVEYINIAGMVCSKDPGTGAITYHQEVMYSFSCRYPLQYLVNNTQMSVSGVRLAVQDNNGSFVSTLSMGLFTDNSYSSILQIPFGGLELKTRIFVEVKASNLSNRFNVLLDRCYATSSPFNIKDTYHDLFVGCDLDGQTVIGTNGEKQGARFSFEAFRFIKSTEALSVYYVHCATRLCVNSFCPSLTQNCTSGTSSRRRRSISNNQGTTVSDSAMITSGPITTRLDNGNMLGSGGIQKNHDNNTVVVVSVIAGTVGVICLTLVAVVVYQKSISISNKTILCSKE